The following are encoded together in the Bradyrhizobium algeriense genome:
- a CDS encoding anhydro-N-acetylmuramic acid kinase, whose amino-acid sequence MMLTALGLMSGTSLDGVDVAMIETDGRRVNALGPSGYRPYTDVERGLLRQALYEAADLPDRAARPGCLREAERVVTSAHAEAVAAFTAQHRMRFDDIDIVGFHGQTVLHRPEKKLTVQIGDAPALAKLIHVPVMYDFRAADVDAGGQGAPFVPVYHRALAQSLEWEGPTVVVNIGGVANITYIDGDTLIACDTGPGNALLDDYMFRWLNQRFDNEGRTAALGKVDAAWINRALQMPFFSLPPPKSLDRNDFERLKLGDIPPEDGAATLTAFTVAAIARVVPLLPKEPKNWIVAGGGARNLTMLRMLRECLQPATVRAADTLGWASDAIEAQAFGFLAARGLKGLPLSYPATTGVPFPMTGGIIARP is encoded by the coding sequence ATGATGTTGACGGCGCTTGGTCTGATGAGCGGCACCTCGCTCGACGGGGTCGATGTCGCTATGATCGAGACCGACGGCCGCCGGGTGAACGCCCTGGGACCGTCCGGATACCGGCCCTATACCGACGTGGAGCGCGGCCTGCTGCGACAGGCGTTGTACGAGGCCGCCGACCTGCCGGATCGCGCGGCGCGGCCCGGTTGCCTGCGCGAGGCCGAGCGGGTCGTCACATCTGCTCATGCCGAGGCGGTGGCCGCCTTTACCGCACAGCACCGGATGCGCTTCGACGACATCGACATCGTCGGCTTTCACGGCCAGACCGTGCTGCACCGGCCCGAGAAAAAGTTGACGGTCCAGATTGGTGACGCACCGGCGCTAGCCAAGCTCATCCACGTTCCGGTCATGTACGATTTCCGCGCTGCCGACGTCGACGCCGGCGGGCAGGGCGCTCCCTTTGTGCCGGTCTATCACCGCGCGCTCGCCCAATCGCTGGAGTGGGAGGGGCCGACCGTCGTGGTCAATATCGGCGGCGTCGCCAACATCACCTATATCGACGGCGACACGCTGATCGCGTGCGACACCGGCCCGGGCAACGCGCTGCTCGACGACTACATGTTTCGCTGGCTGAACCAGCGTTTCGATAACGAGGGCCGCACCGCCGCGCTGGGCAAGGTTGATGCGGCCTGGATCAATCGCGCGCTGCAAATGCCGTTCTTTTCACTGCCGCCGCCGAAATCGCTCGATCGCAACGATTTTGAGAGGTTGAAGCTCGGCGATATACCCCCCGAGGATGGCGCGGCGACGCTGACCGCCTTTACCGTTGCCGCGATCGCCAGGGTGGTGCCGCTGCTGCCAAAGGAGCCCAAGAACTGGATCGTGGCCGGTGGCGGCGCCCGCAACCTGACCATGCTGCGGATGCTGCGCGAGTGTCTGCAGCCTGCGACCGTCCGGGCAGCGGACACACTCGGCTGGGCGTCCGACGCCATCGAGGCGCAGGCCTTCGGATTCCTGGCCGCGCGGGGCCTGAAAGGCCTGCCGCTGAGCTACCCCGCCACCACGGGGGTACCATTCCCGATGACCGGTGGCATCATCGCGCGACCCTGA
- a CDS encoding glutathione S-transferase family protein, translating to MAPKLTLISHKLCPYVQRAVIALSEKGIPFERVDIDLANKPDWFRKISPLGKVPVLLVETEDGEAALFESNVICEYIEETQGGAKLHPQDALERAKHRAWMEFGSTILSELWGLETTGDPAIFESKRQAVAAKFARVEEALGPGPFFAGKDFSLVDAVFAPIFRYFDVFDQLTDLSVFADTPKVRAWREALAKRPSVRTAVGPDYPQLLHAFLVRHDAHLLKLAA from the coding sequence ATGGCGCCAAAACTCACGCTGATCAGCCACAAGCTTTGTCCCTATGTGCAGCGTGCCGTGATCGCGCTCAGCGAGAAGGGCATTCCGTTCGAGCGGGTCGACATTGATCTCGCCAACAAGCCGGACTGGTTCCGGAAAATTTCGCCGCTCGGCAAAGTGCCGGTGCTGCTTGTCGAAACAGAGGACGGCGAAGCCGCACTGTTCGAGAGCAATGTCATCTGCGAGTACATCGAGGAGACGCAAGGAGGCGCGAAACTGCATCCGCAGGACGCGCTCGAGCGGGCGAAGCACCGCGCGTGGATGGAATTCGGCTCGACGATTCTGAGCGAGCTATGGGGGCTGGAGACGACAGGCGATCCCGCGATCTTCGAGAGCAAGCGGCAAGCGGTTGCCGCGAAGTTCGCGCGTGTCGAGGAAGCGCTGGGACCGGGCCCGTTCTTTGCCGGCAAAGATTTCAGCCTGGTGGACGCAGTGTTCGCTCCGATTTTCCGCTATTTCGATGTGTTCGATCAGCTGACCGATCTCTCGGTCTTTGCCGATACGCCCAAGGTCCGCGCGTGGCGCGAGGCGCTCGCGAAGCGGCCGAGCGTGCGTACGGCAGTCGGGCCGGACTATCCGCAATTGCTGCACGCGTTCCTGGTGCGCCATGACGCGCATCTGCTGAAGCTGGCGGCGTGA